In a single window of the Elaeis guineensis isolate ETL-2024a chromosome 8, EG11, whole genome shotgun sequence genome:
- the LOC105050034 gene encoding uncharacterized protein, whose product MDESSSPPEAPQDLPISNECPESTEPNSKPLTIKIAKSSADNGEKSFPISPCISISPHLNSPSPPSSAFVSALQSPYISPRALEPPPPPPLSSTTPSATIPSPSSYSGSHSDDIPSTSYTPPSERYDSSVDPTDQRPKFSDAARVSFSFPVPRISIAKGSVSPSSNTKLRSCDVYIGFHGQNINLIRFCKWLKSELELQGIASFAADRAKYSDTQSHEIADRIICSATFGVVVVTPSSFLNALSVEEIRFFDQKKNLIPLLFDTELSEIAGLLDGRLEDKECKEAFEGLTRSNEFKLEANDSNWRCSVSKTIGILQSKLGRNSIAEKETEGFEELPFPRNRHFVGREKELTEIEAAFFGCSDVHEMECPKPALTTGGSSRFSDGFADEECDTVRTNGRFISLEMRKCKEPTLEAWIDPVIELTSKGSRLQRQRSKHKKSRSGGSKGHGNASVVCINGISGIGKTELALEFAHRYSQRYKMVLWIGGEAMYFRQNILNLSMNLGLDISAEADKERGRMRSFDEQEFDAFQRVKRELFRDVPYLLIIDNLETEKEWWEGKDLHDLIPRNTGATHVIVTTRLSKVMSFEPMQLPPLSLADSLLLIRGRRKKDYPAEELEVLRKFDERLGRLSFGLWVIGSLLSELAISPASLLEAIERISLGENFFSSSATDDVFCRNNPYLMKVLAFCFAILDRDKGRSLASRMVLTGAWFAPAPVSSNLLAAAANKLPAKENGCHQWSKGLAMAFGCYSSCCLAHQSRKNEVESALMLVKLGLAKRTMRQPGCWVQFHPITHMFAKRRGGLPPAKFMVRGMRKVGNAAMNSDHLWASAFLVFGFKSEPPLVQLKAVDMVLFIKKTALPLAIRSFMTFSRCNSALELLKVCTNVLEEVEKSFVSQIQDWRRGSLRWKKKLQSNQKVDEYVWQDVILLKATLLETRAKLLLRGGYFDSGEELCRTCISIRTVMLGHNHSQTLAAQETLAKLVRYRSKL is encoded by the coding sequence atggatgaatcatcatccCCACCTGAAGCTCCTCAAGACCTTCCCATCAGCAATGAGTGCCCGGAATCCACAGAACCAAACTCAAAGCCATTGACCATCAAAATAGCAAAATCCTCGGCAGATAATGGCGAGAAATCATTCCCCATCTCTCCTTGCATTTCAATCTCTCCACACTTGAACTCTCCCTCTCCACCGTCCTCTGCATTTGTTTCCGCATTGCAGTCACCATATATATCTCCAAGGGCCTTggaaccaccaccaccaccaccacttaGCAGCACCACTCCATCTGCGACCATCCCATCTCCAAGCTCTTATTCCGGTTCCCATTCTGATGATATCCCAAGCACTTCCTACACTCCTCCATCAGAAAGATATGATTCTTCCGTGGACCCAACCGATCAAAGGCCAAAGTTCTCTGATGCCGCCCGGGTCTCTTTCTCCTTCCCTGTCCCCCGAATCTCCATCGCGAAAGGTTCTGTCTCCCCTTCCTCCAATACCAAGCTCCGAAGCTGTGATGTTTACATTGGATTTCACGGCCAAAACATTAATCTCATCCGCTTCTGTAAGTGGCTCAAGTCTGAGCTTGAGCTCCAAGGAATAGCCTCATTTGCTGCTGATCGAGCGAAGTACTCAGATACGCAGAGCCATGAGATTGCCGACCGAATTATATGCTCGGCAACCTTTGGCGTCGTCGTTGTGACTCCGTCAAGCTTTTTGAATGCTCTCAGTGTGGAGGAGATCAGATTCTTTGATcagaagaaaaatctcatcccTCTTCTGTTTGATACCGAGCTGTCGGAGATCGCGGGTCTTCTAGATGGGAGGTTAGAGGATAAGGAGTGCAAGGAGGCATTTGAAGGGCTAACCAGGAGCAATGAATTTAAGCTTGAAGCAAATGATAGCAACTGGAGGTGTAGTGTATCGAAGACCATCGGTATCTTACAATCGAAGCTCGGAAGGAATAGCATTGCTGAGAAGGAGACCGAAGGCTTCGAGGAACTACCCTTTCCTAGAAACAGACATTTTGTTGGGAGGGAAAAGGAGCTGACAGAGATCGAAGCTGCTTTCTTTGGATGCAGTGATGTTCATGAAATGGAGTGTCCAAAGCCTGCGCTGACTACCGGTGGATCAAGTCGATTCTCTGATGGATTTGCTGATGAGGAGTGTGATACAGTAAGAACTAATGGGAGATTTATCAGCTTGGAAATGAGAAAGTGCAAGGAGCCTACTTTGGAGGCTTGGATTGATCCAGTGATCGAACTGACAAGCAAAGGAAGCCGACTACAGAGGCAGAGATCAAAACACAAGAAATCAAGAAGTGGGGGGAGCAAGGGTCATGGTAATGCCAGTGTGGTATGCATCAATGGGATATCGGGAATCGGCAAGACAGAGCTTGCACTGGAGTTTGCTCACAGATACTCTCAGAGATACAAGATGGTCTTATGGATTGGTGGAGAGGCAATGTATTTCAGGCAGAATATATTGAATTTGTCGATGAATCTGGGATTGGATATTAGTGCTGAAGCTGACAAGGAAAGAGGAAGGATGAGGAGCTTCGATGAGCAAGAGTTTGATGCATTCCAGAGGGTGAAGAGGGAGCTGTTTAGAGATGTTCCTTACTTGCTAATAATTGACAATCTCGAGACAGAGAAGGAATGGTGGGAAGGGAAGGACCTGCATGATTTAATTCCAAGGAACACTGGTGCTACCCATGTGATTGTGACAACCCGGCTCTCGAAGGTGATGAGCTTTGAGCCCATGCAACTACCACCTCTGTCTTTGGCCGACTCGTTGCTGTTGATCAGAGGAAGACGGAAGAAGGACTACCCCGCTGAGGAACTGGAAGTCCTTAGAAAATTTGACGAGAGATTGGGAAGATTGAGCTTTGGGTTGTGGGTGATCGGGTCGCTGCTATCCGAGCTAGCAATCTCTCCGGCTTCCCTATTGGAAGCCATTGAAAGAATCTCCCTCGGTGAAAATTTTTTCTCGTCGAGCGCTACCGATGATGTGTTCTGCAGGAACAACCCTTACTTGATGAAGGTCTTGGCATTTTGCTTCGCCATTTTGGATCGAGATAAAGGAAGAAGTCTTGCATCACGAATGGTTCTTACTGGTGCTTGGTTTGCTCCTGCGCCCGTCTCTTCGAATTTATTGGCTGCTGCAGCTAATAAACTGCCTGCAAAAGAGAATGGTTGTCACCAATGGAGTAAAGGTCTTGCTATGGCCTTTGGTTGCTACTCCAGCTGCTGTTTGGCTCACCAATCTCGAAAGAATGAAGTGGAGTCTGCTCTCATGCTGGTTAAACTAGGCCTGGCGAAAAGAACCATGAGACAGCCAGGTTGCTGGGTCCAATTCCACCCGATCACCCACATGTTTGCGAAGAGGAGAGGTGGGTTGCCACCAGCCAAGTTCATGGTTCGAGGAATGAGGAAGGTCGGTAATGCCGCAATGAACTCAGATCACCTCTGGGCTTCTGCATTCCTTGTATTTGGCTTCAAGTCGGAACCCCCCCTTGTCCAGCTCAAGGCAGTTGATATGGTCCTCTTCATCAAGAAGACGGCTCTTCCTTTAGCAATCCGATCATTCATGACCTTCTCAAGGTGCAATTCGGCTCTGGAGCTGCTTAAGGTGTGTACAAATGTGCTCGAGGAGGTGGAGAAATCGTTCGTGTCCCAAATACAAGATTGGCGTCGTGGGTCCTTGCGCTGGAAGAAGAAGCTCCAGTCCAACCAGAAGGTGGATGAGTATGTGTGGCAAGATGTGATACTCCTCAAGGCCACATTGCTTGAGACCAGAGCTAAGCTGTTGCTTAGAGGGGGGTATTTTGACAGTGGGGAGGAACTTTGCAGGACATGTATCAGCATTAGAACTGTGATGCTTGGACACAAtcattcacagactctagctgcCCAAGAAACACTAGCAAAGTTGGTCAGGTATAGAAGTAAGTTATGA
- the LOC105050035 gene encoding protein WHAT'S THIS FACTOR 9, mitochondrial, protein MVWWIIRRSQRRRHPLPFAVEQRVSLVNVKLKWVKDRTLDSVVARERHLLPALHLLERISSDPRGRVPANELSRRRRQLGLPDGLKLTVFLRRFPAVFRESSAPGAGRRIPCFALTDDALRLRCRELQVLRHAEMDLVDRLRRLLMLTTGRALPLHTVDQLRWDMGLQPDYHRTFVPRYPHFFDLVRPPGDERIWLKLASWDDRLAVSELQKAARERHEDGECLAFPVRFTRGYGLKKKCMAWLQEWQTLPYTSPYSDASGLDPRTDVSEKRIVGVFHELLHLTLGKKTERRNVSNLRKPLGLPQKFTKVFERHPGIFYLSQKLGTQTVVLREAYCGGRDLLIKHPLVEIRERYLAMMRAGMPARGRRTPPKEMEMELGGPGTGDTPTMDADKDDNSGGYTSSSEICDFYSDSFSEDDSDEVIDAPFS, encoded by the coding sequence ATGGTGTGGTGGATCATCCGGCGATCGCAACGGCGGCGCCACCCCCTCCCCTTCGCGGTGGAGCAGCGGGTGTCGCTGGTGAACGTGAAGCTGAAGTGGGTGAAGGACCGAACCCTTGATTCGGTAGTGGCCCGCGAGCGGCACCTTCTCCCCGCACTCCACCTGCTCGAGCGCATCTCCTCCGACCCTCGTGGCCGCGTCCCCGCCAACGAGCTCTCCAGGCGCCGCCGCCAGCTCGGCCTCCCAGATGGGCTTAAGCTAACCGTCTTCTTGCGCCGCTTCCCGGCCGTCTTCCGCGAGTCCTCCGCCCCCGGCGCCGGCAGGCGCATCCCCTGCTTCGCCCTCACCGACGACGCCCTCCGCCTCCGCTGCCGAGAGCTCCAGGTCCTCCGCCATGCCGAGATGGACCTCGTCGACCGCCTCCGCCGGCTCCTCATGCTCACCACCGGCCGCGCCCTTCCCCTCCATACCGTGGACCAGCTGAGGTGGGACATGGGCCTGCAGCCAGACTATCACCGGACCTTCGTCCCCCGCTACCCGCACTTCTTCGATCTCGTCCGGCCTCCCGGCGACGAGCGCATCTGGCTGAAGCTGGCGTCGTGGGACGACCGCCTCGCCGTCTCGGAGCTCCAGAAGGCCGCCAGGGAGCGACACGAGGACGGGGAGTGCCTGGCGTTCCCGGTGAGGTTCACGAGGGGCTACGGGCTGAAGAAGAAGTGCATGGCGTGGCTGCAGGAGTGGCAGACGCTGCCCTACACGAGCCCCTACTCCGACGCTTCGGGTCTCGACCCCCGGACCGACGTCTCCGAGAAGAGGATCGTGGGAGTCTTCCACGAGCTCCTGCACCTCACCCTCGGGAAGAAGACGGAGCGGAGGAACGTAAGCAACCTGCGGAAGCCGCTGGGCCTGCCCCAGAAGTTCACCAAGGTGTTCGAGCGCCACCCAGGGATCTTCTACTTGTCGCAGAAGCTGGGGACACAGACGGTCGTGCTCAGGGAAGCATATTGCGGTGGCCGAGACCTTCTCATAAAACATCCCCTtgttgaaatcagagagaggtaTTTGGCGATGATGAGGGCAGGGATGCCGGCGAGAGGAAGGAGGACTCCCCCtaaggagatggagatggagcTGGGAGGGCCTGGCACTGGTGATACCCCCACGATGGATGCAGACAAGGATGACAACTCTGGTGGCTACACTTCGTCCAGTGAAATCTGTGATTTTTATTCTGATTCATTTTCAGAGGATGATTCCGATGAAGTGATTGATGCTCCTTTTAGTTGA